In Thermococcus thioreducens, a genomic segment contains:
- a CDS encoding DUF515 domain-containing protein, with amino-acid sequence MSEDIEAKIRRLRELGKASVEPEVPKTAKPPVRKPPKKPRPVGSIRERERRKRILIGASIVILVILIISIGAYIYMENRAAEELTQAKTKKLAEVNAYFKPGSELMNTTFGKNARDELIRKINAAQTVEEVQSIDVKAAYQEAWNQYQAYLEEQKRLEMERQLNQTKKEKISQIEAQFSQLLAMPLPDDLKRKVVDSMNSLEEQVMSATTEQQVNAVNADPYLLELWREYYYYVIDTIPTQNVILERDNVKKIVTKAEAKSVLGGILDYRELIQYKVYKVEFVDIALVLSRDKINGAFLAPGDKIMIFAKNATNAPFKEIVNEGYVELVLLPTQAGTISVNEAQSQTSSSSTTSSTQYTEQHNTQYTPGDTSITNGQAISDIYTNSQTASQSASASYSYTVDLTEILKAIAAGKIQASEDVKEQLRAYGWEIVGLEKESGMLVLDPNTQFLVIVKVPSIFVPDILSNQQYLYIAKVAT; translated from the coding sequence GTGTCCGAGGATATTGAGGCGAAAATCCGCCGCCTTAGAGAGCTGGGTAAAGCCAGCGTAGAGCCTGAAGTTCCCAAAACTGCCAAACCCCCTGTCAGGAAACCCCCTAAAAAGCCCCGTCCCGTAGGCAGTATCAGGGAGAGAGAAAGAAGAAAACGCATTCTCATTGGTGCATCAATAGTCATACTCGTGATTTTGATAATTTCTATAGGGGCTTACATTTACATGGAAAACCGGGCCGCAGAGGAGCTCACCCAGGCTAAGACCAAAAAACTCGCAGAAGTCAACGCTTATTTTAAGCCCGGGAGCGAGCTCATGAACACAACGTTTGGAAAAAACGCCCGTGATGAGCTGATCAGAAAGATAAACGCTGCCCAAACGGTTGAGGAGGTTCAGTCGATAGACGTCAAAGCTGCCTACCAGGAGGCATGGAACCAGTACCAGGCTTACCTTGAGGAGCAGAAGCGTCTTGAGATGGAGCGGCAGCTCAATCAGACCAAGAAAGAGAAGATAAGTCAAATCGAGGCCCAGTTTAGCCAGCTTCTCGCAATGCCGCTGCCGGACGATCTCAAGAGGAAGGTTGTTGACTCCATGAACAGCCTTGAAGAGCAGGTCATGAGCGCCACCACCGAGCAGCAGGTCAACGCAGTAAACGCCGACCCGTATCTCCTGGAACTGTGGAGGGAGTACTACTACTACGTCATTGACACGATCCCGACCCAGAACGTTATCCTTGAGAGGGACAACGTCAAAAAGATAGTCACCAAGGCCGAGGCCAAGTCCGTTCTGGGAGGCATACTCGACTACAGGGAGCTCATCCAGTACAAGGTTTATAAGGTCGAGTTCGTTGACATCGCCCTCGTCCTCTCAAGGGACAAGATAAACGGTGCCTTCCTCGCTCCGGGAGACAAGATCATGATATTCGCAAAGAACGCGACCAACGCGCCTTTCAAGGAGATAGTCAACGAGGGCTACGTTGAGCTGGTTCTCCTGCCGACCCAGGCTGGAACCATATCCGTCAACGAGGCACAGAGCCAGACGAGTTCATCGAGCACCACTTCATCGACCCAGTACACCGAGCAGCACAACACCCAGTACACGCCGGGCGACACTTCCATAACCAACGGACAGGCCATCAGCGACATATACACCAACTCCCAGACGGCCAGCCAGAGTGCCTCGGCCAGCTACAGCTACACCGTTGACCTCACGGAGATACTCAAGGCCATCGCGGCAGGCAAGATACAGGCCAGCGAGGACGTCAAGGAGCAGCTCAGGGCATACGGCTGGGAGATAGTTGGCCTTGAGAAAGAATCGGGCATGCTCGTGCTTGACCCGAACACCCAGTTCCTGGTGATAGTGAAGGTGCCCTCGATATTCGTGCCCGACATACTTTCCAACCAGCAGTACCTTTACATCGCTAAGGTCGCTACCTGA
- a CDS encoding CpaF family protein, which yields MLGEKKKKKEAVSWIDEILSGEDDLLENVLKEGKKKEKEEEHLPFVREEGGIDLEEILSRPSPEEAITSRPTGADILGEILVEEKAPTGGLKPAPKPRPPSTLQDILGSSIRSEEATYAGKAEVLDAYGNVRILRVKGEPVPIYEIRLPKLSREEEELFKRIKDRAITELQIDPTAFPDVEERRRVFMNAVRRMIKDEAPHFSEGRIEVLTELIVQSMIGYGKLDPLVRDDNLEEIMVIGTNRPVYVWHRRFNMCKTNITFREEKEILNIIERIAREVGRRIDQQSPLLDARLPDGSRVNATIPPISLDGPTITIRKFKKDPLTIIDLIKYGTMNTDIAALLWIFVDGLGVKPANVLVAGGTGSGKTTTLNSLAMFIPPSERVITIEDTAELQLPVEHWIRLETRPPNVEGRGEITMDDLVKNTLRMRPDRIIVGEVRGPEARTMFTAMNTGHDGCMGTIHSNSARETIVRLESPPMNVPRIMIPALDIIIMQVRFHSRKKGTIRRITEIAEVSGIEGESVQLNKLYKYDPAKDELIPTGVPSKTLNTLAHHTGMSVSELEFEKEKRKIILDWMIERGIRSIEKVGYYIRQFYIDEEALFRRIQAESGIETSRQIKNLV from the coding sequence GTGCTGGGCGAGAAGAAAAAGAAGAAAGAAGCTGTCTCGTGGATTGATGAGATACTGAGCGGGGAGGATGACCTCCTTGAGAACGTTCTCAAGGAGGGTAAGAAAAAGGAGAAAGAGGAGGAGCACCTTCCCTTCGTGAGGGAAGAGGGGGGCATTGATCTTGAAGAGATACTCAGCCGCCCCTCTCCCGAGGAAGCGATAACCAGCAGGCCTACTGGGGCAGACATCTTGGGGGAGATTTTGGTAGAGGAAAAGGCCCCTACTGGAGGGCTCAAGCCCGCTCCGAAGCCAAGGCCACCCTCAACTCTCCAGGACATACTGGGTTCTTCTATCCGCTCGGAGGAGGCCACCTACGCCGGGAAGGCAGAGGTTTTGGATGCCTACGGAAACGTCCGCATACTCCGTGTAAAGGGCGAGCCTGTTCCCATATATGAGATACGCCTCCCCAAGCTGAGCCGTGAGGAGGAGGAGCTGTTCAAAAGGATAAAGGACAGGGCGATTACCGAACTTCAGATTGACCCCACCGCCTTCCCCGACGTGGAGGAGCGCCGGCGTGTCTTCATGAACGCCGTCAGGCGGATGATTAAGGACGAGGCCCCCCATTTTTCCGAGGGCAGGATTGAGGTTCTCACGGAGCTGATAGTCCAGTCCATGATAGGTTACGGCAAGCTCGATCCCTTGGTTAGGGACGACAACCTTGAGGAGATAATGGTTATCGGAACGAACAGGCCTGTATACGTCTGGCACAGGCGCTTTAACATGTGTAAGACAAACATAACCTTCCGAGAGGAGAAGGAGATACTCAACATCATAGAGCGCATTGCGAGGGAGGTTGGCAGGAGGATAGACCAGCAGAGCCCGCTCCTCGATGCCCGCCTTCCGGACGGGAGCCGTGTCAACGCCACAATACCCCCCATAAGTCTCGACGGCCCGACCATAACCATCCGTAAGTTCAAAAAAGACCCGCTCACGATAATTGACCTCATAAAGTATGGAACCATGAACACAGATATAGCGGCCCTCCTCTGGATATTCGTTGACGGTCTCGGAGTTAAACCCGCCAACGTTCTCGTAGCTGGAGGTACAGGTTCCGGAAAGACGACCACCCTGAACTCCCTGGCGATGTTCATCCCGCCAAGCGAGCGTGTTATCACGATAGAGGACACCGCCGAGCTTCAGCTCCCGGTTGAACACTGGATCAGGCTTGAGACAAGGCCTCCCAACGTTGAGGGCAGGGGAGAAATCACGATGGATGACCTCGTGAAAAACACCCTTCGTATGCGTCCCGACAGGATCATAGTCGGTGAGGTTCGTGGCCCCGAAGCCAGGACGATGTTCACTGCCATGAACACGGGCCACGATGGATGTATGGGAACCATCCACTCCAACAGTGCGAGGGAGACTATAGTCCGCCTTGAGAGTCCCCCGATGAATGTTCCGAGGATAATGATACCGGCTCTTGATATTATCATAATGCAGGTGAGGTTCCACAGCAGGAAGAAGGGCACCATAAGGCGCATTACTGAGATCGCAGAGGTATCGGGTATAGAAGGGGAAAGCGTCCAGCTGAACAAGCTCTACAAGTACGATCCCGCGAAGGACGAGCTCATCCCCACTGGAGTCCCGAGTAAGACCCTTAACACCCTTGCTCACCACACCGGGATGAGTGTATCGGAGCTTGAGTTCGAAAAGGAGAAGCGTAAGATAATCCTCGACTGGATGATAGAGCGGGGTATACGAAGCATTGAGAAGGTTGGGTACTACATAAGGCAGTTTTACATAGATGAGGAGGCACTGTTCAGGAGGATTCAGGCTGAAAGTGGCATCGAGACCAGTAGACAGATTAAGAATCTGGTCTAA
- a CDS encoding type II secretion system F family protein produces MGVVKVITDFLERLGGKTVEVAEKPIRRIPQGKSVQERLRALKELQKEIQKEKTEAEKEKELEEILEWRKKEMQRPFSERLADTVLRYFKGPVEALTNSLRGLDQDLYRASILMPQEKYVALMLAVAIFAGIFGFLFAYLLYVPVDMSALVGFLGFVGGFMYMRYYPRMVWKRRVVEVERAMPYALRHMASLLSAGVGISEALLSVARADYGVISEEFELILRDMRTGSSFEDALTKFDEKMGSENVSRVVKQILRAMKFGGNLSEILYKMAEDFAFEYRMKLVEYVQRVNGIAFIYMFLTIVMPTMFVVGILAGSVMAQQLIMPPETLAVILLFAFPALSFIVVNMIKKGEPR; encoded by the coding sequence GTGGGCGTCGTTAAAGTCATCACAGACTTTTTGGAACGTCTGGGTGGGAAGACTGTTGAAGTAGCTGAGAAACCTATAAGGAGAATTCCTCAGGGCAAGAGCGTCCAGGAGAGGCTTAGGGCACTTAAAGAGCTACAGAAAGAAATTCAAAAAGAGAAAACTGAAGCAGAAAAAGAGAAGGAACTCGAAGAAATACTTGAATGGCGAAAAAAAGAGATGCAGAGGCCATTTTCTGAGAGACTCGCCGACACTGTGCTACGCTACTTTAAAGGGCCTGTGGAGGCGCTCACAAACTCACTGAGAGGATTGGACCAGGATCTTTACCGTGCAAGCATACTGATGCCCCAAGAAAAGTATGTTGCCCTGATGCTTGCAGTTGCAATTTTTGCGGGCATTTTTGGGTTTCTCTTTGCATATCTCCTGTACGTCCCGGTTGATATGTCCGCTCTGGTGGGGTTCCTGGGTTTTGTGGGCGGCTTCATGTACATGAGGTACTACCCAAGGATGGTCTGGAAGCGCAGGGTCGTTGAGGTGGAAAGGGCCATGCCCTATGCCCTGAGGCACATGGCGTCTCTCCTGAGTGCGGGCGTTGGTATTTCAGAGGCCCTTCTCTCCGTTGCCCGTGCGGATTACGGTGTCATCTCTGAGGAGTTTGAGCTCATCCTGAGGGACATGAGGACGGGTTCGTCCTTTGAGGATGCCCTTACAAAGTTTGACGAGAAGATGGGTTCGGAAAACGTCAGCCGTGTCGTCAAGCAGATACTCAGGGCAATGAAGTTCGGTGGAAACCTCTCCGAGATCCTTTACAAGATGGCAGAAGACTTCGCCTTTGAATACAGAATGAAACTGGTGGAGTATGTCCAGAGGGTCAACGGTATAGCCTTCATCTACATGTTCCTGACAATAGTCATGCCCACCATGTTCGTCGTTGGAATACTGGCTGGTTCGGTTATGGCTCAACAACTTATAATGCCCCCCGAAACCCTTGCAGTAATACTGCTCTTCGCCTTCCCGGCGCTGTCGTTCATAGTGGTCAACATGATTAAGAAGGGAGAGCCGAGGTGA
- a CDS encoding type II secretion system F family protein: MAGGLSSALIKIVERIVPKRWMRRYEVFMYSSGINFLAAEYLIVSLLIGIIGGLVAELFLHPVYAVATFVALFAAMAFGYPYWKITKRIEDMEKMLPDAFFYLASSLRAGISFSEALEELTTTKFGALTEEFRRTVAEIKKGRPTSEALRAFAIRNMKSPVIYRSMMIIIEALERGAPMSDVLVYVGNDVREILRIKQERKASTGMQVMFFIITSGFIGPLILGIVAQVMFAMSTGNVTFPVGTIRTILLAFVALQAIVSGLGIGVIREGKYSAGIKYSLLLMVMGIVVFQGTSGLNIGI; encoded by the coding sequence ATGGCCGGTGGATTGTCTTCAGCGTTGATAAAAATCGTCGAGAGAATAGTTCCCAAGCGCTGGATGAGGCGTTACGAGGTTTTCATGTACTCTTCCGGCATAAACTTCCTCGCCGCCGAGTACCTTATAGTGTCCCTGCTGATTGGGATAATCGGAGGTCTTGTTGCTGAGCTGTTCCTTCATCCAGTGTATGCCGTTGCAACGTTCGTAGCACTTTTTGCGGCAATGGCTTTTGGTTATCCCTACTGGAAAATCACCAAGCGCATAGAGGATATGGAGAAAATGTTGCCGGATGCGTTCTTTTATTTGGCCAGTTCCCTTAGGGCAGGGATCTCTTTCTCGGAGGCGCTGGAGGAGCTAACGACGACTAAATTTGGTGCACTTACGGAAGAATTCAGGAGGACTGTCGCCGAAATAAAGAAAGGTCGTCCAACATCTGAGGCACTTCGTGCCTTTGCGATAAGGAACATGAAATCCCCCGTCATTTATCGTTCCATGATGATAATTATTGAGGCCCTTGAGAGGGGCGCACCTATGAGCGATGTGCTAGTCTACGTTGGAAACGATGTGAGGGAAATACTCAGGATAAAGCAGGAGAGAAAAGCCTCGACCGGCATGCAGGTTATGTTCTTCATAATAACCAGCGGATTTATCGGACCCCTGATATTAGGAATAGTCGCTCAGGTCATGTTCGCAATGAGTACTGGGAACGTGACTTTTCCGGTTGGCACTATACGGACGATACTTTTGGCCTTTGTTGCTCTCCAGGCCATAGTTTCGGGTTTGGGGATTGGTGTCATAAGAGAAGGAAAATACTCAGCAGGCATCAAATATAGCCTGCTGCTAATGGTGATGGGTATTGTGGTCTTCCAGGGGACTTCAGGCCTCAATATTGGAATCTGA
- a CDS encoding FKBP-type peptidyl-prolyl cis-trans isomerase — protein sequence MKIEAGDFVVFHYVGRFENGEVFDTSYEDIARENEIYVEEREYGPLGVNVGVGEIIPGLDEALIGMELGEKKTITIPPEKAYGMPNPELVIDVPISEFTSAGLEPVEGMYVMTDSGIAKIAKVGEESVTLDFNHPLAGKTLIFEVEIVDVQKAKEEASDSNIEA from the coding sequence ATGAAGATTGAAGCTGGAGATTTTGTGGTGTTCCACTACGTGGGCAGATTTGAGAACGGTGAAGTTTTTGATACCAGTTACGAGGACATCGCTAGGGAAAACGAGATATACGTGGAGGAGAGGGAATACGGCCCCCTCGGCGTCAACGTCGGGGTTGGCGAGATAATCCCCGGTCTTGACGAGGCCCTTATTGGTATGGAGCTTGGGGAGAAGAAAACCATCACCATACCCCCCGAGAAGGCCTACGGCATGCCGAACCCGGAGCTCGTTATAGATGTTCCAATCTCCGAGTTTACCAGTGCGGGCCTGGAGCCGGTTGAAGGGATGTACGTCATGACGGACTCAGGGATAGCCAAGATAGCCAAGGTTGGTGAGGAGAGCGTCACCCTCGACTTCAACCACCCGCTCGCAGGGAAGACCCTCATCTTTGAGGTAGAAATAGTGGACGTCCAGAAAGCTAAAGAAGAGGCCTCAGATTCCAATATTGAGGCCTGA
- a CDS encoding DUF2118 family protein — MERVPRLYVEAPPGECIEGGKAIKDCVIISGNVEVWLREGETVPGFVEVDGSKFLAKEVYDRFYLYVDRIEGKLLADAVLVLPDGRTRIYLKKGDELLLLPVEGYTKTLIANVGNRVRTGDAFAAVTTRKGEVHYLKPPKTGTVVFIDEVTNRPHYVYYILPEE, encoded by the coding sequence GTGGAGAGGGTTCCAAGGCTTTACGTTGAGGCCCCTCCGGGGGAGTGCATTGAGGGGGGAAAGGCGATAAAAGACTGCGTGATCATCAGCGGAAACGTTGAAGTATGGTTGAGGGAGGGCGAAACCGTTCCCGGCTTCGTTGAGGTGGATGGCTCCAAGTTCCTCGCGAAGGAAGTTTACGATAGGTTCTACCTCTACGTTGACAGAATTGAGGGAAAGCTGCTCGCAGATGCGGTTCTGGTGCTCCCCGACGGAAGGACAAGAATATACCTGAAAAAGGGCGACGAACTGCTCCTGCTCCCCGTGGAGGGATACACAAAGACCCTGATAGCAAACGTGGGGAACAGGGTAAGAACGGGCGACGCCTTCGCGGCGGTAACCACGAGAAAAGGCGAAGTTCACTACCTCAAGCCCCCGAAGACCGGGACGGTTGTGTTCATAGACGAGGTAACGAACAGGCCGCACTACGTTTACTACATCCTTCCGGAGGAGTAG
- a CDS encoding DUF4129 domain-containing protein, translating into MSTRVKFLALSGLLFSLMTLMINYSATTSSAPRGSSAPWTGVLLIVLAIVGLFVIIGVLLGWRDPFRRDEGGGFGFLTYIAIVFGGIVGGVVFRMMKKRPLGFPANDTSVNGSVNGSLPLQSTTQSPTYHNVSLTPAREALSSQYLLYALLVVVIVVFAYLAVIQYREYLQKKERKEMKLRAELFDKKLDELGLEMFENPREAIVGVYKNAVLWLNYLGIPYEESWTHWEHAEHVRYMHDAFVELTRLFEKAKYAPEKITWDDARRALRVYREMRRGVDEV; encoded by the coding sequence ATGTCCACCAGGGTAAAATTCTTGGCCCTCTCTGGACTGCTGTTTTCACTGATGACGCTCATGATTAATTACAGCGCAACCACATCGAGCGCACCCAGGGGCAGTTCCGCACCCTGGACCGGCGTCCTTCTTATCGTTCTCGCGATAGTTGGCCTGTTCGTTATCATCGGCGTCCTTCTGGGGTGGAGGGATCCCTTCAGGCGGGATGAGGGCGGCGGCTTTGGTTTCCTGACTTACATTGCCATTGTGTTTGGTGGCATCGTGGGGGGCGTTGTTTTCCGAATGATGAAAAAGCGTCCCCTGGGTTTTCCAGCCAACGATACTTCTGTGAACGGCTCGGTGAACGGTTCACTTCCCCTTCAGTCCACCACCCAATCTCCCACCTACCACAACGTCTCTTTGACGCCTGCAAGGGAAGCGTTGTCTTCCCAGTACCTTCTCTATGCCCTCCTTGTGGTTGTAATAGTGGTCTTTGCATACCTTGCCGTGATTCAGTACCGCGAATACCTGCAGAAGAAGGAGCGTAAAGAGATGAAGCTCCGTGCCGAGCTGTTCGATAAGAAGCTTGATGAGCTCGGACTTGAGATGTTCGAGAACCCCAGGGAGGCCATCGTTGGTGTTTATAAAAACGCCGTTCTCTGGCTCAACTACCTGGGAATTCCCTACGAGGAGAGCTGGACGCACTGGGAACACGCAGAGCATGTGAGGTACATGCACGATGCCTTTGTCGAGCTGACACGGCTCTTCGAAAAGGCCAAATACGCTCCCGAGAAAATAACATGGGATGATGCTAGGAGGGCCCTTAGGGTCTATCGGGAGATGAGGAGGGGTGTGGATGAGGTTTAA
- a CDS encoding AAA family ATPase: MKIGEVSSKGNAVLEEVRKAIVGKDEVLKLILTTILADGHILLEDLPGLAKTLMAKSFAAALGVRFKRVQFTPDLLPSDILGVSVFNQKTLEFEFKRGPIFTNILLADEINRAPPKTQSALLEAMQERQVTIEGSTYELERPFIVIATQNPIEQEGTYPLPEAQLDRFLVRLRVGYPSRGEEIEILRRRMARKKEEVDITPILTPEEVVEMQRAIEDVYVSDAILEYITDIVLATREDKKEVEVGASPRGSLALLKLSRAYAALEGRDYVIPDDVKAVAVPALSHRLILKRELWYTKVSQESIMEKLLERVPVPKFE; the protein is encoded by the coding sequence ATGAAGATAGGAGAGGTAAGCTCCAAAGGTAATGCCGTCCTTGAGGAGGTCAGAAAGGCGATAGTCGGAAAGGACGAGGTGCTGAAGCTCATACTGACGACGATTCTGGCCGATGGGCACATACTCCTGGAAGACCTGCCCGGTTTAGCAAAGACGCTCATGGCGAAGAGCTTTGCAGCTGCCCTGGGGGTCAGGTTCAAGCGCGTCCAGTTCACACCGGACTTACTCCCCAGCGATATCCTGGGCGTCAGCGTTTTCAACCAGAAGACCCTTGAGTTCGAGTTTAAGAGGGGCCCAATCTTCACGAACATACTCCTTGCCGACGAGATAAACCGTGCCCCGCCAAAGACCCAGTCCGCTTTACTTGAGGCCATGCAGGAGAGGCAGGTCACCATTGAGGGGAGCACATACGAGCTGGAGAGGCCTTTCATAGTCATTGCCACCCAGAACCCGATAGAGCAGGAGGGAACCTATCCGCTCCCGGAGGCCCAGCTGGACAGGTTCCTCGTCAGGCTCCGCGTTGGTTATCCTAGCAGGGGAGAGGAGATAGAGATACTTCGGAGGAGGATGGCCAGGAAGAAGGAGGAGGTCGATATAACGCCAATCCTGACCCCCGAGGAAGTCGTTGAGATGCAGAGGGCGATAGAGGACGTTTACGTCAGCGACGCGATCCTGGAGTACATAACCGACATAGTCTTGGCGACGAGGGAGGACAAGAAGGAGGTAGAGGTTGGGGCCTCGCCCAGGGGAAGCCTTGCCCTGCTCAAGCTCTCCAGGGCCTATGCCGCACTGGAGGGCAGGGACTACGTCATCCCCGACGATGTAAAGGCCGTCGCCGTTCCAGCGCTGAGCCACAGGCTCATCCTCAAGAGGGAGCTGTGGTACACGAAGGTCAGCCAGGAGAGCATAATGGAGAAGCTCCTTGAGCGCGTTCCGGTCCCCAAGTTTGAGTGA
- a CDS encoding DUF58 domain-containing protein, whose product MLPTEKAEEILIALWLIVMFAFLLLRWEMVYLTLPAIWLLFIAVFFFKPRLNVEIERIIPHNRFLEGTEIEIVLRIKSHERIPTLKITEDIPPGLELVEGQREHVLSLRPGEEREIRYRVRVKRGIHEFNWVRLRYLDPFGFFRVDRKVDVYSEIVGVPIITDVPTPYSTRGTKITVGPLPSPRVGEGVEFHAIRDYQPGDPLKIINWKATARTGRIMANEYESERKVDVVFIVDASYTGTLVFDHLIRATASLMLNALNNGTSFGLLLAEDVPLWIRVDYGKRHFFKCIDFLSTAKPDKNNMIAYQVEHLIKARFPPKAQLLYFSPLLTEESREALKIMARYGYNVVVISPNPYTAVEPKSREEELAVKLLTLQRKAVLMNMSAYGIIIDWDVRKPLEAAIAEVVGL is encoded by the coding sequence ATGCTCCCGACGGAGAAGGCAGAGGAGATTCTCATCGCCCTCTGGCTAATCGTTATGTTCGCCTTCCTCCTCCTGCGCTGGGAGATGGTGTATCTGACGCTCCCGGCAATATGGCTTCTGTTTATAGCCGTGTTCTTCTTCAAGCCGCGCCTCAACGTCGAGATTGAGCGGATAATACCCCACAACCGCTTCCTTGAGGGGACTGAGATCGAGATAGTCCTCAGGATCAAGTCCCATGAGAGGATACCCACGTTGAAAATCACAGAGGACATACCTCCCGGCTTGGAGCTGGTGGAGGGGCAGAGGGAGCACGTCCTCTCCCTCCGGCCGGGAGAGGAGAGGGAGATAAGGTACAGGGTTCGCGTTAAGCGCGGAATCCACGAGTTCAACTGGGTAAGACTGCGCTACCTCGACCCGTTTGGCTTCTTCAGGGTCGACAGGAAGGTTGACGTCTACAGCGAGATAGTGGGCGTTCCGATAATTACTGACGTCCCAACGCCCTACTCTACCAGGGGAACCAAGATAACCGTCGGTCCGCTCCCTTCGCCGAGGGTCGGTGAGGGGGTTGAGTTCCACGCGATCAGGGATTACCAGCCGGGAGACCCTCTCAAGATAATCAACTGGAAGGCCACCGCGAGGACGGGCAGGATAATGGCCAACGAGTACGAGAGCGAGAGAAAAGTAGACGTCGTCTTCATCGTCGATGCCTCCTACACCGGCACTCTCGTCTTTGACCATCTGATTAGAGCAACCGCTTCCCTCATGCTCAACGCCCTCAACAACGGGACCAGTTTTGGCCTTCTCCTGGCCGAAGACGTTCCGCTCTGGATCCGCGTTGACTACGGCAAAAGGCACTTCTTCAAGTGCATAGACTTCCTGAGCACGGCGAAACCCGATAAGAACAACATGATCGCCTACCAGGTCGAGCACCTGATAAAGGCGCGCTTCCCCCCTAAAGCCCAGCTGTTATATTTCTCCCCCCTCCTCACAGAGGAGAGCAGGGAGGCGCTTAAAATAATGGCCCGGTACGGCTACAACGTTGTGGTCATAAGTCCCAATCCCTACACGGCGGTTGAGCCAAAGAGCCGCGAGGAGGAGCTGGCGGTGAAGCTCCTTACCCTCCAGAGGAAGGCGGTGCTGATGAATATGTCCGCCTACGGCATCATCATAGACTGGGACGTCAGAAAGCCCCTTGAGGCCGCTATCGCGGAGGTGGTTGGGCTATGA
- a CDS encoding carbohydrate kinase family protein, whose product MKLDLAVLGHVSIDHIRFPGREEIVYPGGAAAAVATSAALAGASVGLITKVGEDFPKEWLEKLSLVLDVRGVQILPGRTIHIYMIYHEDGSVDAPVDMGVAQKMGETPIPEEYMDAGLFHIAPIPPEEQLKALKRLEGKRVSLDFNPTYIRDYEKKTGLMREIISRVEVVFPNEREALTITKARTVEEAAKILHRWGAGLVVITRGERGVLVYDGTFREFSALPISPEEIVDPTGAGDAFAGGFLAMYSRGAAVEDCVKKGLERAREVLKKTGSWSI is encoded by the coding sequence ATGAAGCTCGACCTGGCGGTGCTCGGCCACGTCTCAATAGACCACATACGGTTTCCGGGAAGGGAGGAGATAGTATACCCCGGTGGTGCGGCCGCGGCGGTTGCCACTTCGGCGGCGCTGGCCGGTGCGAGTGTTGGTTTGATAACCAAAGTTGGGGAGGACTTTCCGAAGGAATGGCTCGAAAAGCTCTCATTGGTTCTCGACGTTAGGGGCGTTCAAATCCTGCCCGGCAGGACGATTCACATATACATGATTTACCACGAGGACGGAAGCGTTGATGCCCCTGTTGATATGGGAGTCGCTCAGAAAATGGGCGAGACCCCAATCCCCGAGGAGTATATGGACGCGGGCCTGTTCCACATAGCCCCTATTCCACCGGAGGAACAGCTCAAGGCACTAAAAAGGCTGGAAGGCAAGAGAGTAAGCCTTGATTTCAACCCGACCTACATTAGGGACTACGAGAAGAAGACCGGGCTTATGAGGGAGATAATATCAAGGGTCGAGGTCGTATTCCCCAATGAGAGGGAAGCGTTGACGATAACAAAGGCCAGAACCGTGGAAGAGGCCGCCAAAATACTGCACAGGTGGGGGGCAGGGCTGGTTGTGATAACGCGCGGTGAGAGGGGGGTTCTCGTCTACGATGGAACCTTCAGGGAGTTTTCGGCACTCCCCATAAGCCCTGAAGAAATCGTTGACCCCACTGGTGCCGGGGATGCCTTCGCGGGCGGCTTTCTGGCGATGTACTCCAGGGGCGCAGCCGTTGAGGACTGCGTTAAAAAAGGACTGGAGAGGGCCAGGGAGGTTCTGAAAAAAACGGGGAGCTGGAGCATCTAA